The following are from one region of the Nicotiana tabacum cultivar K326 chromosome 3, ASM71507v2, whole genome shotgun sequence genome:
- the LOC107761414 gene encoding U-box domain-containing protein 8, producing MATSTQFPDDFRCPISLEIMSDPVILSSGHTFDRSSIQRWLDSGHRTCPITKLPISDPVFLIPNHALRSLISNYTLVSFPKPLSYPDLQSLIQTLIASSSSPLDSKLNTLDQLSKLSKRDSAIRRKLTESGAVSAVLNCVNSDDDSAGGLQEKALHLLLNLSLDDDNKVGLVAEGVVGKVVAALRSGAGDSRAVAATVLTSLAVVEVNKATIGAYPDAILGLISLLWGGNVRERKEAATALYTLCSFPDNRARAVENQAVPILIQNANSGLERAVEVLGLLAKCKEGRQEMMKFGGLIDVLIKFLKNGSSRAVQYALLTVNLLCSYSERMCVVAVREGVFEICVGLLEDDNEKVRRHANSLIKVLQGKRLSL from the coding sequence ATGGCAACTTCAACCCAGTTTCCCGACGACTTTCGGTGCCCGATTTCGCTCGAGATTATGTCCGACCCGGTTATTCTCTCTTCGGGTCACACCTTCGACCGTTCCTCAATCCAACGTTGGCTTGACTCCGGTCACCGTACTTGCCCGATCACCAAACTCCCCATTTCCGACCCGGTTTTTCTAATCCCTAATCACGCCCTCCGCAGTCTCATTTCCAATTATACCCTCGTCTCTTTCCCGAAACCACTATCTTACCCTGACCTACAATCCCTTATTCAAACCCTCATAGCTTCCTCTTCTTCCCCTTTAGATTCTAAGCTCAACACGCTCGACCAACTCAGTAAGCTCTCCAAGCGTGACTCTGCGATTCGTCGAAAACTCACTGAGTCAGGCGCCGTTTCTGCTGTTCTTAATTGTGTGAACTCGGACGATGACTCGGCCGGTGGGTTACAAGAAAAGGCGCTTCATTTACTGTTGAATTTGAGCTTGGATGATGATAACAAAGTGGGGTTGGTGGCTGAAGGGGTGGTGGGGAAAGTAGTGGCAGCGTTACGGAGCGGCGCCGGCGACTCCAGGGCTGTGGCCGCCACGGTTCTGACGAGTTTAGCGGTGGTGGAAGTGAATAAAGCGACAATTGGGGCGTACCCAGATGCGATTCTTGGATTAATTTCGCTTCTTTGGGGTGGAAATGTTAGAGAGAGAAAAGAAGCTGCTACAGCTCTGTATACGTTATGTTCATTTCCAGATAATCGGGCTCGGGCCGTGGAGAACCAGGCCGTGCCGATACTGATTCAGAATGCTAATTCAGGCCTAGAAAGAGCCGTTGAGGTACTGGGGTTATTAGCAAAATGTAAAGAGGGTCGTCAAGAAATGATGAAATTTGGTGGGTTAATTGATGTATTGATTAAATTCTTGAAAAATGGATCTTCAAGAGCTGTGCAATATGCTCTGTTGACAGTAAATTTGTTGTGTAGTTACAGTGAAAGGATGTGTGTGGTTGCTGTAAGAGAAGGGGTGTTTGAGATTTGTGTGGGCTTATTGGAAGATGATAACGAGAAGGTCAGAAGGCATGCTAATAGCTTGATTAAGGTCTTGCAAGGCAAAAGATTAAGtctttga